A single genomic interval of Daucus carota subsp. sativus chromosome 1, DH1 v3.0, whole genome shotgun sequence harbors:
- the LOC135150781 gene encoding uncharacterized protein LOC135150781: MDKSWISKDRDSLDFEIGVEEFLSFAEENSKDPKRIRCPCCRCVNFKKFSTKIIRGHIYDYGFSLGYVDWIWHEDNAARGTRSSVGSTHHPASDQNREHFAASETVEVCEAAFNASEYDEDSYDFRRFVVDAEQPLFEGSECTKLESMIKLHNWKARFGISDTAFTELLSSVGSFLPKDHVLPPNSYEAKKTLSDLGLEYIKIHACPNDCVLYRGIHSDASECPNCKLSRWKVGKNGELRIKVPAKIMWYFPIIPRFKRLFKSPSTAALMTWHANQRIIDDKMRHPADSPAWKNIDYRWPAFGNEPRNLRLALSADGINPHTNGLTNRYTCWPVVLVTYNLPPWLCMKRKFMMLTVLVPGPHEPGNNIDIYLQPLIDDLIKLWEEGEENVYDAYTKSYFTLKAVLLWTINDFPAYGNLSGCVNKGYKSCPICGDDTVAKYLSHSRKMCFQGHRRYLAKHHPYRKQKAAFNGQQELGKPRQQLCGEEVLLQQERIDFCFGKELKKSKKVECPWKKKSVFFELEYWKYHHVRHCLDIMHIEKNVCDNLLGTLLNMRKSKDSEAARRDMVDMGVRHDLAPQVGEKKTYLPPSPFTLSKAEKKKVLNSLLCMKLPSGHGSNIKNCVSMSDCKIYGLKSHDCHILIQQLLPVAIRSVLPKNVRVTIIRLCFFFNALCSKVVDLSKLDKLQSDVILTLCDLEKIFPASFFDVMVHLVVHLVQELRLCGPVFYRWMYAFERFNKVLKSYVRNRYAPEGCMAESYFKEESVEFCTEFLRQQYTTAGLPVEQGKQSGALSAAIVKVVEEKERDEAHLHVLQNNAEVYPYIIMHKESLEELYRGKKKSVHWLMGEHNRLFADWFQKKVCSEMSENRDGVSETLRWLAGKPSFSVLTYQGYSVNGVRYFTKDRDDARVVQNSGVSVVAKAVQVCSAKDLNPVESDMTFYGIILEVWELDYHNFKAPLFLCKWAENDKGIKIDDLGFTLVDFNRQGHKKDKYISVDQVHQVFYIEDPVDPAWSIVLTATTRDYQDLYNDDDLGDTIMEHPPFCCNIPPCDVTTDDVAHSVRPNVEGTWVKN; this comes from the exons ATGGATAAGTCGTGGATATCGAAAGACAGAGATTCGTTAGATTTTGAAATAGGTGTTGAAGAATTCTTGAGTTTTGCGGAAGAAAATAGTAAAGATCCTAAACGAATTCGTTGTCCATGTTGTCGATGCGTTAATTTCAAAAAGTTCTCAACCAAAATAATAAGGGGACATATCTATGATTATGGATTTAGTTTGGGCTATGTTGACTGGATTTGGCACGAAGATAATGCTGCTAGGGGTACTAGGTCATCCGTAGGCAGTACACATCATCCCGCTTCGGACCAAAACAGGGAGCATTTTGCTGCATCTGAAACCGTTGAGGTCTGTGAAGCGGCGTTTAATGCGAGTGAGTACGATGAGGATTCTTATGATTTTAGGAGGTTTGTGGTTGATGCCGAACAACCATTGTTTGAGGGCAGCGAGTGCACCAAGTTAGAGTCGATGATAAAATTGCATAATTGGAAAGCTAGGTTCGGGATTAGCGATACTGCCTTCACTGAGCTGCTGTCTTCAGTTGGCTCTTTCCTTCCGAAAGATCACGTACTGCCTCCTAACTCATATGAAGCGAAGAAAACTTTATCCGATTTAGGCCTTGAGTACATTAAAATCCACGCCTGCCCGAATGACTGTGTACTGTACAGGGGCATACATTCTGATGCCTCTGAGTGTCCTAATTGCAAGTTGTCTCGCTGGAAAGTAGGGAAGAATGGTGAACTTAGGATTAAAGTTCCAGCCAAAATCATGTGGTATTTTCCAATCATTCCGAGATTTAAACGGTTGTTTAAATCTCCTTCTACTGCAGCACTCATGACTTGGCATGCAAACCAGCGCATAATTGATGACAAAATGCGACATCCGGCAGACTCTCCGGCTTGGAAGAATATCGATTACCGCTGGCCAGCTTTTGGCAATGAACCTAGAAATCTTAGGTTGGCTTTATCAGCGGATGGTATAAACCCACATACTAATGGGTTAACAAATCGGTATACGTGCTGGCCAGTAGTGTTGGTAACATACAATCTTCCTCCATGGCTTTGCATGAAAAGAAAGTTCATGATGTTGACGGTTTTAGTTCCTGGTCCACATGAGCCGGGAAATAACATCGACATCTATTTACAACCGCTAATAGATGATTTGATAAAACTGTGGGAAGAAGGTGAAGAGAACGTTTATGACGCGTATACTAAAAGTTATTTCACTCTAAAAGCAGTTTTATTGTGGACTATAAATGATTTTCCCGCGTATGGAAACCTGTCAGGATGCGTAAATAAGGGTTATAAGAGCTGTCCAATTTGTGGTGACGATACTGTGGCCAAATATCTAAGTCACAGCAGGAAGATGTGCTTCCAAGGGCACCGCCGATATTTGGCTAAGCATCACCCTTATAGGAAACAGAAGGCGGCCTTTAACGGACAGCAAGAGTTGGGGAAGCCACGTCAACAGCTTTGTGGAGAAGAAGTATTATTGCAGCAGGAgagaattgatttttgtttcggAAAAGAATTGAAGAAGTCAAAGAAGGTTGAATGCCCTTGGAAGAAAAAATCTGTATTTTTCGAGTTAGAATATTGGAAATATCATCATGTTCGCCACTGTCTCGATATTATGCACATTGAGAAAAATGTGTGCGATAATCTTCTTGGGACTTTATTAAATATGCGAAAGTCAAAAGATAGTGAGGCGGCCCGGCGTGATATGGTTGATATGGGTGTTAGACATGATTTGGCTCCACAAGTAGGAGAAAAGAAAACGTATCTGCCTCCCTCCCCTTTCACTTTGTCAAAggcagaaaaaaaaaaggtccTGAACTCATTGTTGTGTATGAAACTTCCATCTGGACACggatcaaatatcaaaaattgtgTGTCCATGTCGGATTGTAAGATATACGGGCTTAAATCACATGATTGCCACATCCTCATCCAACAACTTCTTCCTGTTGCAATTCGTTCCGTACTTCCGAAAAATGTTAGGGTCACAATCATACGACTGTGTTTCTTTTTCAACGCTTTGTGCAGCAAAGTGGTTGATTTATCAAAACTTGATAAATTGCAGTCAGATGTGATACTAACCTTGTGTGATCTAGAAAAGATATTCCCTGCCTCATTTTTTGATGTAATGGTACATCTCGTAGTCCACTTGGTCCAAGAATTGCGTTTATGTGGACCTGTCTTCTATCGATGGATGTATGCATTCGAACGATTCAATAAAGTGCTAAAGAGCTATGTGCGAAACCGATATGCTCCGGAGGGTTGTATGGCAGAAAGTTACTTTAAAGAAGAATCGGTTGAATTTTGCACCGAATTTCTTAGGCAGCAGTACACAACTGCCGGTCTCCCAGTTGAGCAAGGAAAGCAATCTGGTGCGTTATCAGCGGCAATTGTAAAGGTGGTAGAAGAAAAAGAGCGAGATGAGGCGCATCTACATGTCCTACAAAACAATGCCGAAGTATACCCCTATATAAT AATGCACAAGGAGTCTTTGGAAGAATTGTACCGAGGGAAGAAGAAAAGTGTTCATTGGCTCATGGGAGAACACAATCGGCTATTTGCTGATTGGTTTCAGAAAAAA GTGTGTAGTGAAATGAGTGAGAACAGAGATGGCGTTTCAGAGACGCTGAGATGGCTCGCTGGAAAACCTTCTTTTTCTGTTTTAACCTATCAGGGTTATTCAGTGAATGGAGTCCGATACTTCACCAAGGACAGAGATGATGCACGAGTTGTTCAAAACAGCGGGGTCTCGGTAGTTGCTAAGGCAGTACAAGTGTGTAGTGCGAAGGACTTGAACCCCGTTGAGAGTGATATGACCTTTTATGGCATAATCTTGGAAGTATGGGAGTTGGATTACCATAATTTTAAAGCCCCATTATTCTTATGTAAATGGGCAGAGAATGATAAAGGCATAAAGATTGATGACCTAGGCTTCACACTTGTGGATTTCAATCGACAAGGCCATAAGAAGGACAAGTACATCTCTGTTGACCAAGTTCATCAGGTTTTTTATATAGAAGATCCAGTTGATCCTGCTTGGTCAATTGTACTAACTGCAACAACTCGAGACTATCAAGATCTTTATAATGACGATGATTTGGGTGACACCATCATGGAACATCCCCCCTTCTGTTGTAACATCCCTCCCTGTGATGTGACTACTGACGATGTTGCGCATAGTGTTAGGCCTAATGTTGAGGGAACTTGGGTTAAAAactga
- the LOC135150789 gene encoding uncharacterized protein LOC135150789: protein MDMPPVQQQPQPQQPQPPVSPIIPKQPRTSASRSKKKTKSDAAPSTAKRTRTSVATHVLKANSDVPTNADEPVNSEAHLNSEAKANSEIPVNTEAASPPKQKRRRLVAAYEYDDLEPTPATTSEPVQTSPQQKPARFKRRAQKPARAKVPITEITYFTVEEGQTPSTPVAEHSQALMVLPIQAVPLTSPTASSTSSEVDEEIVCKEHTTAEAETAVSDPKTPISDHGTPTPIPQSPMKIPEDAIVHDTAPENYRSDTVVEESDKVVMEALQSLAMTGAESIKPNSVAPITESDKAKSVLDPVQDAEKSTQADTEDDDSSDDDNDDEAPLSHQQQKWESTSQWSQNRSG from the exons atggacatGCCCCCAGttcaacaacaaccacaaccacaacagcctcaaccaCCAGTCTCTCCTATaatccccaaacaacccagaacttctgcatccaggTCTAAAaagaagacaaagtctgatgcagccccctctactgccaaaagaacaagaacctctgttgctacacatgttctgaaagcaaactctgatgtgcCGACAAacgctgatgagccagtaaactctgaggctcatttaaactctgaggcgaaagcaaactctgagattccagtaaacactgaagctgcttctcctccaaagcagaaaagaaggaggcttgttgcagcatatgaatatgatgatttgGAACCTACTCCTGCAACaacctctgaacctgttcaaaccagtcctcaacaaaagccagccagattcaaaagaagggctcaaaagcctgcaagggcaaaagtcccaatcactgaaataacatatttcacagttgaggaagggCAAACACCATCCACTCCAGTTGCTGAACATTCTCAAGcactgatggtgcttcctatccaagctgttcctctgacatctcctacagcatcttctacttcatctgaggtagatgaagaaattgtttgcaaggagcacactacagctgaagctgaaacAGCAGTGTCTGATCCCAAAACTcccatatctgatcatggaaccccaactccaattcctcaatccccaatgaagattcctgaggatgccattgttcatgatacagctcctgAAAACTACAGGTCAGATACTGTagttgaagaatctgacaaGGTTGTGATGGAAGCACTACAGTCCCTTGCAATGACTGGTGCAGAATCTATTAAGCCAAACTCTGTTGCTCCCATTACtgagtcagataaagcaaagtcTGTTCTTGATCCTGTTCAAGATGCTGAGAAATCTACACAagctgatactgaggatgatgacagttcagatgatgacaatgatgatgaagCTCCTTTGTCACAtcaacaacaaaagtgggagtctactagcca atggtctcagaacagaagtggctaa